A region of the Methanobacterium sp. genome:
CCTTTATGAGTTTTGGTTTAAGTGGAATTATTATTGGAATTATGGTTGATGGAATAATCTGTATGGCTGGAGGAGTGCTAGGATCATTATTACGTCTTTGAATTAACTATTTTATTTTATTATTCAGATAATATAGAAAAATGTTTATAAAAGTAATTATTAAGAAAATAATCATAATGAATATTAGTTGGTGGGACTATGATGGAAAAAGATACAATTCCAGATATGAGAGGCTTATTTATAAAAATGTTAGAAGACTCTACTAAAACTTTTGATAAAGTAAGGGGAGATATTGAGAGTTCAATTGCAAAACACACTTTTTTGCCTCTTGAGGCAACAGATGAAACCGATGATAGTGTAATAGTTAAAATAGTGCTTCCCGGAATTAAAAAGGAAGATATCGAAACTAATCTTACTGAAACTAAACTCCATGTTAAAGCCACTTTTGATTTTGAACAGGCATTTAAAGGAATTTATTTTACTCTAAGCGATATCAAGAAAGGCACTATAGAAAGGGTAATTAGACTTCCTGAAAAAGTGATACCAGAAAAAGCCAAAGCAAGTTTTAAAAATGGAATTTTAACTGTAGAAGCCCCAAAACTGGAAAAAGAAGAGAAAATTACCCTTGAAATAGAGTAATTCTAATTATTATTTTTTTTAAGTCAAATTTATTCAATTAAATTTATTTATTCTCCAATACAAATAGTGATTAGTTCTTTCAAATTATGGTAGGGGTATAAAAAATGACAGATAAATCCAGAAAAATACATTTTCATCATGGTAAATCCAGTAGAGATATTATAGATGCAGAATTCGTTTTAAAATCAATTGGACTTAAAGAGGGAGATATTTTCTTAGATGCAGGGTCTGGTGATGGATACATGTCACTTGCAGCTTCAAAAATCGTCAGTGATGAAGGAAGAGTATATGCAGTTGATATCTGGGAAGAATCAATGAATATTTTAAATAAAGAGATTAAAGAAAAGGAAATAAGTAACATTAAAGCAATTATTGCAGATATAAGTGATGAAATTCCAGTAGATGATGAGAATATTGATATCTGTTATATGGGTAATGTATTGCATGGATTTGTTGAAAATGAGGATTATGATGAGGTAATGGAGGAGATTAAACGAATAATAAAACCAGGAGGTATTTTTGCAGTTATTGAATTTAAAAAAATTGAAGGTATACCTGGGC
Encoded here:
- a CDS encoding Hsp20/alpha crystallin family protein — encoded protein: MMEKDTIPDMRGLFIKMLEDSTKTFDKVRGDIESSIAKHTFLPLEATDETDDSVIVKIVLPGIKKEDIETNLTETKLHVKATFDFEQAFKGIYFTLSDIKKGTIERVIRLPEKVIPEKAKASFKNGILTVEAPKLEKEEKITLEIE
- a CDS encoding methyltransferase domain-containing protein codes for the protein MTDKSRKIHFHHGKSSRDIIDAEFVLKSIGLKEGDIFLDAGSGDGYMSLAASKIVSDEGRVYAVDIWEESMNILNKEIKEKEISNIKAIIADISDEIPVDDENIDICYMGNVLHGFVENEDYDEVMEEIKRIIKPGGIFAVIEFKKIEGIPGPPFHVKMTPEEVEKIISDYGFEVKEVIEAGKYHYGVISVKK